Proteins from a genomic interval of Methanothrix sp.:
- a CDS encoding CDC48 family AAA ATPase, whose amino-acid sequence MNDQIVLRVAEAYHRDAGKSIARISLDIINRLGLKNGDVVEIQGRNKVCALAWPGNPGDAPDIIRIDGNLRSNLGVGIDDRVSVRRTEVKPARRVLLAPTRSIRLIGGPQYLLRILEGRPVTKGEQIRIEMITNSLIMVVVSTTPAGPVVITRDTVINITSEQIEGFQFRDVTYEDIGGLSREIRAIREMVELPLRHPEVFQKLGITPPKGVLLHGPPGTGKTLIARAVASETDATFTAISGPEIMSRYYGESEQRLRQIFEDAQKSAPSIIFIDEIDSIAPKREEVVGDLERRVVAQLLSLMDGLTSRGEVIVIAATNRPNALDPALRRGGRFDREVEIGIPNKSGRLEILYVHTRGMPLEESLDLSEIAEMTHGFVGADLASLCKEAAMHTISRILPDIDVEEEIPPEILDQLKVSRDDFLAAMKKIEPSAMREVLVEIPEVHWSDIGGLEEAKQALREAVEWPIMYPEAFEAVGIRPPRGVLLYGPPGTGKTMIARAVATESQLNFISIKGPELMSKWVGESERAVREVFRKAKQAAPALIFFDEIDSIVPARDSGRDSHVTERVVSQLLTELDGLVELKDVVVLAATNRPDLIDPSLLRPGRFDRMIYIPMPDLAARKKIFEIYMRRMPVADDVDIDDLAARTEGYTGADIEMICREAGMLALREKIQPGIKRESLLLEQIQVKRDHFERAYQNIKPHMPPETLKEYLKIMEMFGSG is encoded by the coding sequence ATGAATGATCAGATAGTTCTCAGAGTGGCAGAAGCATACCACAGGGATGCGGGTAAGAGCATAGCCAGAATCAGCCTGGATATCATCAACAGGCTGGGCCTGAAGAACGGCGACGTTGTTGAGATACAGGGCAGGAACAAGGTATGCGCACTGGCATGGCCCGGAAACCCAGGCGATGCACCTGACATAATAAGAATCGACGGAAACCTGAGATCAAATCTCGGGGTGGGAATAGACGACAGGGTCTCCGTAAGACGCACTGAGGTGAAACCTGCAAGAAGGGTGCTGCTAGCTCCGACCAGAAGCATAAGGCTGATAGGCGGACCGCAGTATCTCCTGAGGATCCTGGAGGGACGACCGGTCACAAAGGGGGAGCAGATAAGGATAGAGATGATCACAAACTCCCTGATAATGGTGGTTGTGAGCACAACCCCTGCAGGTCCTGTCGTCATAACAAGAGACACGGTCATAAACATAACAAGCGAGCAGATCGAGGGGTTCCAGTTCAGGGATGTAACCTACGAGGATATCGGCGGCCTGAGCAGGGAGATAAGAGCGATACGTGAGATGGTTGAGCTGCCCCTCAGACATCCGGAGGTATTCCAGAAGCTCGGCATAACGCCTCCAAAAGGAGTGTTGCTTCACGGGCCTCCAGGCACCGGCAAGACTCTCATCGCCAGGGCGGTGGCAAGCGAGACCGACGCGACCTTCACAGCCATATCCGGGCCGGAGATAATGTCCAGGTACTACGGAGAGAGCGAGCAGCGGCTAAGGCAGATCTTCGAGGATGCGCAGAAGAGCGCGCCATCGATAATCTTCATCGACGAGATAGACTCGATAGCCCCTAAGAGGGAGGAGGTCGTGGGAGATCTCGAGAGGAGGGTTGTTGCACAGCTCCTCTCGCTCATGGATGGTCTCACATCCAGGGGGGAGGTGATAGTGATCGCTGCGACAAACCGTCCGAACGCCCTCGACCCTGCTCTGCGGCGCGGCGGCAGGTTCGACAGAGAGGTCGAGATAGGGATACCCAATAAAAGCGGCAGGCTGGAGATCCTCTACGTGCACACGAGAGGAATGCCTCTCGAGGAGTCCCTGGATCTGAGCGAGATCGCTGAGATGACGCATGGATTTGTTGGTGCAGACCTCGCATCCCTCTGCAAGGAGGCTGCGATGCACACAATAAGCCGGATACTTCCAGATATTGATGTCGAGGAGGAGATCCCGCCCGAGATCCTGGATCAGCTTAAGGTGAGCCGCGATGATTTCCTCGCTGCAATGAAGAAGATCGAGCCGAGCGCGATGCGCGAGGTTCTTGTGGAGATCCCCGAGGTTCACTGGTCTGACATTGGCGGCCTGGAGGAGGCGAAGCAGGCACTGAGGGAGGCTGTGGAGTGGCCGATAATGTACCCTGAGGCCTTCGAGGCTGTTGGCATAAGACCTCCCAGAGGGGTTCTCCTCTACGGCCCTCCGGGCACAGGAAAGACCATGATCGCCAGGGCGGTCGCAACTGAGTCCCAGCTCAACTTCATAAGCATAAAGGGGCCGGAGCTCATGAGCAAGTGGGTGGGCGAGTCGGAGCGTGCTGTCCGTGAGGTGTTCAGGAAGGCAAAGCAGGCAGCACCTGCGCTGATATTCTTCGATGAGATAGATTCGATAGTTCCCGCGAGGGATTCTGGCAGGGACTCTCACGTCACGGAAAGGGTCGTGAGCCAGCTGCTAACAGAGCTCGATGGTCTCGTCGAGCTGAAGGACGTCGTCGTCCTCGCGGCCACAAACAGGCCGGATCTGATAGACCCGTCGCTCCTGCGGCCCGGCAGGTTCGACAGGATGATATACATACCGATGCCGGATCTGGCTGCGCGAAAGAAGATATTCGAGATATACATGAGAAGGATGCCGGTGGCAGATGATGTTGATATCGATGATCTCGCTGCCAGAACAGAGGGATACACCGGCGCGGACATAGAGATGATCTGCAGGGAGGCAGGCATGCTCGCCCTGCGGGAGAAGATCCAGCCCGGCATCAAGCGCGAGTCACTGCTGCTGGAGCAGATCCAGGTGAAAAGGGATCACTTTGAGAGGGCGTACCAGAACATAAAACCGCACATGCCGCCGGAGACGCTTAAGGAGTACCTGAAGATAATGGAGATGTTTGGCAGCGGCTGA
- a CDS encoding helix-turn-helix domain-containing protein encodes MRSAYKFRLYPTEDQIKKLEDTLETCRQLYNDALAAKKEAWEDDRYNLTYYEMAHQLSANRKKNQAL; translated from the coding sequence ATGAGATCTGCCTACAAGTTCCGGCTGTATCCGACTGAGGATCAGATCAAAAAGCTAGAGGACACGCTGGAGACATGCAGGCAGCTCTACAACGATGCTCTGGCAGCGAAGAAGGAGGCATGGGAGGACGACCGCTACAATCTGACATACTATGAGATGGCGCATCAGCTATCAGCAAACCGCAAGAAAAATCAAGCTCTCG
- a CDS encoding ArsR family transcriptional regulator, translated as MDPVELLDVLGNENRRRILQLLSFRPFYFNEIAKRLDVGPKAVIDHLGVLEAAGLIECYRDDRRRKYFRLARNLVLEVALASHSYGVRAYALSGPSVERESDCRDLRAIHKELSALAAEMDRLRMMMADVANRELELRQRAMRAIEECATDEIEAELLFSLLSGSSTEEKLAERLKMPAPLVRESLARLESRGLVRFENGSWSI; from the coding sequence TTGGATCCGGTCGAGCTGCTTGATGTTCTGGGGAATGAGAACAGGAGGCGCATACTTCAGCTCCTCTCGTTCCGGCCATTCTACTTCAACGAGATAGCCAAGAGGCTCGATGTCGGACCGAAGGCTGTGATAGATCATCTTGGTGTTCTGGAGGCAGCCGGGCTGATCGAGTGCTACAGGGATGATAGGAGGCGCAAGTATTTCCGGCTGGCGAGAAATCTCGTTCTGGAGGTTGCGCTGGCGTCGCACTCATATGGGGTTAGAGCGTATGCGCTCTCCGGTCCATCAGTGGAGAGGGAGTCGGACTGCCGCGATCTCAGAGCGATACACAAGGAGCTCTCGGCGCTCGCGGCCGAGATGGACAGGCTCAGAATGATGATGGCAGATGTGGCAAACAGGGAGCTGGAGCTGCGCCAGAGGGCGATGAGAGCGATAGAGGAGTGTGCGACCGATGAGATCGAGGCGGAGCTGCTCTTCTCTCTCCTGTCAGGCAGCTCCACAGAGGAGAAGCTCGCCGAACGGCTAAAGATGCCAGCACCGCTCGTGAGAGAGTCGCTCGCAAGGCTTGAGTCGAGAGGGCTGGTGCGCTTCGAGAATGGCTCCTGGAGCATTTGA
- a CDS encoding Mrp/NBP35 family ATP-binding protein: MQDKCDKACDRCDARGSCTDEVKRMMRIRRKMLVGSGKGGVGKSTVAAYLAIWLAKRGYTVGLLDADITGPNIPKLLGIEEDHLTVGPDGIHPATVGSIKVVSMALILPTSGTSVVWRGPMKMAAIKQFISDVCWGDLDYLIVDLPPGTSDEPISLVQLIPDLDGVVVVTTPQEVAILDTQKSVDMFRKMNVRIIGMVENMSGLVCPHCGGRIDAFGSGNGELSARDMGVEFLGSVPVDPELSMLYRYLDGTEMRSPGFRSMDSIASKIARALDRE, from the coding sequence ATGCAAGACAAATGCGATAAGGCATGCGACAGGTGTGATGCGCGCGGGTCCTGCACAGATGAAGTGAAGCGCATGATGAGGATAAGAAGAAAGATGCTTGTGGGAAGCGGCAAGGGGGGTGTGGGCAAAAGCACTGTGGCAGCGTATCTCGCGATCTGGCTGGCGAAGAGGGGTTACACTGTCGGCTTGCTCGATGCGGATATAACGGGACCGAACATACCAAAGCTGCTGGGAATAGAGGAGGACCATCTAACAGTTGGACCTGATGGAATACATCCTGCGACCGTTGGCAGCATCAAGGTCGTGTCGATGGCTCTGATACTTCCGACATCCGGGACCTCGGTTGTGTGGCGTGGGCCGATGAAGATGGCTGCAATAAAGCAGTTCATCTCTGATGTCTGCTGGGGGGATCTTGACTACCTGATCGTGGATCTTCCGCCTGGAACAAGCGACGAGCCCATAAGCCTGGTTCAGCTGATACCGGATCTGGATGGAGTTGTGGTCGTCACAACACCCCAGGAGGTCGCCATTCTAGATACGCAGAAATCTGTCGACATGTTCAGGAAGATGAATGTGCGCATAATAGGCATGGTCGAGAACATGAGCGGTCTCGTGTGCCCGCACTGCGGGGGGAGGATAGATGCATTCGGATCTGGAAATGGTGAGCTCTCTGCCAGAGATATGGGTGTTGAGTTCCTGGGATCTGTTCCTGTGGACCCGGAGCTTAGCATGCTGTACAGATATCTTGATGGGACTGAGATGCGCTCCCCCGGGTTCAGATCGATGGATTCGATCGCATCCAAGATAGCCCGTGCGCTTGATAGAGAGTAA
- a CDS encoding tRNA(Ile)(2)-agmatinylcytidine synthase — protein sequence MLIIGIDDTDSERGFCTTYLAAVLIERLRASGHHVCTPKLVRLNPCARYKTRGNAAIAIPVEAEDPERIGQIALDTLLELSDLSGTNTNPGLVIAERVTEEMRRFYRRAVTEILEIEEAKGILTSEGIWHRGFKNQRGLIGALAAVGSEFDDSTYELIAYRRRELWGTPRILDEGSIWEADRATYPATWDTVDYSNRRIVFSPHSPDPVLFGIRGDDPDAIRRAFSMIRSEAPERSVMYVTNQGTDAHIIDMRGRDACLRDDRSYRLRGSVAGEPRAIEGGHVFFPLDLGERKIECAAFEPTKCFRKIVRSLIPGDLIEVYGSMKSGTLNLEKIDIISLEKQRRSRPPLCACGRRMESAGAGQGYRCRRCRTRSMEPEVVDLPRDIEEGLYEVPPSARRHLAKPLVRMRDPRAHPSR from the coding sequence ATGCTTATAATAGGTATAGATGACACGGACTCCGAGAGGGGCTTCTGCACGACATATCTCGCCGCGGTTCTCATAGAAAGGCTCAGGGCGAGCGGGCATCATGTTTGCACACCAAAGCTTGTGCGCCTCAATCCGTGTGCGAGATACAAGACCAGGGGAAATGCAGCCATCGCCATACCCGTGGAGGCAGAGGACCCTGAGAGGATCGGGCAGATCGCCCTGGACACTCTCCTGGAGCTCTCGGATCTCTCTGGAACAAACACGAACCCTGGGCTCGTGATTGCAGAGAGGGTCACTGAAGAGATGAGGCGTTTCTACAGAAGGGCGGTCACGGAGATCCTGGAGATCGAGGAGGCGAAGGGGATACTTACATCCGAGGGCATATGGCATCGCGGCTTCAAGAATCAGAGGGGTCTCATAGGCGCGCTCGCAGCCGTCGGATCCGAGTTCGATGACTCCACATACGAGCTAATAGCCTACAGGCGTAGAGAGCTCTGGGGGACGCCGAGAATCCTCGATGAGGGTTCGATATGGGAGGCGGATAGAGCGACGTATCCTGCAACCTGGGATACTGTGGACTACTCGAACAGGCGCATAGTCTTCTCCCCTCACTCGCCCGATCCGGTGCTCTTCGGGATTCGCGGTGACGATCCCGATGCGATAAGAAGAGCTTTCAGCATGATAAGATCCGAGGCGCCTGAGAGGTCTGTGATGTACGTCACAAACCAGGGGACGGATGCGCACATCATAGATATGAGGGGCCGCGATGCATGTCTCCGTGATGACAGGAGCTACAGGCTGCGCGGCAGTGTTGCCGGGGAGCCGCGAGCGATCGAGGGCGGGCACGTCTTCTTCCCCCTTGATCTGGGTGAGCGGAAAATTGAGTGCGCCGCGTTCGAGCCGACGAAATGCTTCAGAAAGATCGTCAGATCGCTGATTCCTGGAGATCTGATAGAGGTCTACGGCTCCATGAAGTCCGGCACGCTTAACCTGGAGAAGATCGATATAATCTCTCTGGAGAAGCAAAGGAGATCGAGGCCGCCACTTTGCGCATGCGGCAGGCGCATGGAGTCTGCCGGAGCCGGCCAGGGATACAGGTGCAGGAGGTGCAGGACGAGATCCATGGAGCCTGAGGTCGTGGATCTCCCAAGGGATATCGAGGAGGGTCTCTACGAGGTCCCGCCGTCTGCAAGAAGACATCTCGCCAAGCCGCTCGTGAGGATGCGCGACCCGAGAGCTCATCCGAGCAGGTAA
- the cobT gene encoding nicotinate mononucleotide-dependent phosphoribosyltransferase CobT, translating into MSRWIHPDFDFRPSRPLFMCIISNTHVGKIPGVSAAGVTPELTFYTPGADAELVEFNRIVTMPGLPETPGGCPTPGIITRAALSMTGVPALFVASGLDKKPAVPYVELGGAAGGDIRYAPGVPEAPLIMERAALLGRKVSALSDCIFIGESIAGGTTTALAVLRAIGYDGSVSSSFDANPIELKMQIVREALRRCGAEPGGFRDDIMRAIVEFGDPMIPCALGLLRGIGSSTRVVLSGGTQLAAVLLLARRLGIEGDFSIATTKYVADDPSASFRDIVEDSGWPYYVVDPGLERSRIPVIQAFTRGFVKEGVGAGGAALLAGILGVTQERLVEETDRVLMTVELPGCASKA; encoded by the coding sequence ATGTCAAGATGGATACACCCGGATTTCGACTTCAGGCCATCGCGGCCTCTCTTCATGTGCATAATCTCAAACACGCATGTGGGAAAGATCCCAGGAGTGAGCGCAGCCGGCGTAACGCCTGAGCTCACCTTCTACACACCAGGCGCGGATGCTGAGCTTGTCGAGTTCAACAGGATCGTCACAATGCCAGGGCTTCCGGAGACGCCAGGCGGATGCCCGACGCCAGGCATAATCACAAGGGCTGCGCTGAGCATGACCGGTGTGCCGGCGCTCTTCGTTGCCAGCGGTCTGGATAAGAAGCCCGCTGTTCCGTATGTCGAGCTTGGTGGCGCGGCGGGCGGAGATATACGATACGCTCCAGGCGTGCCTGAGGCTCCTCTTATAATGGAGAGGGCCGCGCTGCTAGGAAGAAAGGTATCGGCCCTCTCGGACTGCATATTCATCGGAGAGTCCATAGCCGGAGGCACGACCACAGCTCTCGCAGTGCTGCGCGCCATAGGATACGACGGGAGCGTGAGCAGCAGCTTCGATGCGAATCCGATCGAGCTCAAGATGCAGATCGTCAGGGAAGCCCTTAGGAGATGCGGTGCAGAGCCAGGGGGATTCAGAGATGACATCATGCGGGCGATCGTGGAGTTCGGAGATCCGATGATCCCATGCGCTTTAGGCCTTCTCAGAGGCATCGGCTCATCCACGCGGGTAGTTCTCTCAGGTGGAACCCAGCTCGCTGCGGTGCTGCTTCTGGCCAGGCGGCTTGGGATCGAGGGCGATTTCTCGATAGCCACGACGAAGTATGTTGCAGACGACCCAAGCGCCAGCTTCAGGGATATCGTCGAGGATTCAGGATGGCCGTACTATGTCGTGGATCCCGGCCTTGAGAGATCCAGAATCCCCGTGATCCAGGCGTTCACGAGGGGCTTCGTGAAGGAGGGGGTCGGCGCAGGAGGGGCAGCGCTCCTAGCGGGCATCCTCGGCGTAACGCAGGAGAGGCTGGTCGAGGAGACCGACAGGGTGCTAATGACGGTGGAGCTTCCAGGGTGCGCATCCAAGGCATGA